In the Scatophagus argus isolate fScaArg1 chromosome 11, fScaArg1.pri, whole genome shotgun sequence genome, CACGGGTACAGGTGAGGGGACAACTCTTCTAAAACCCTTTGGTCCCAGTCAGCTCCTGACTATGAGCAATAGCGTCCTTCATGAACAATCAACCCTctgatttctgtatttgtgcttttgtttgtgtgctcttcTTGGTTTGATGTGTATGTAATGTCTTGTAATGTTTGGTGACAGTTGGTATGTCTCTTGCTAACCAAACAGCCACAAAGTCCTGCTAAAGCAAGTTAGCTGAGTTTGTGAGCCTTAAACTCATAATAAACAATAACGAAGGATGTTTTTTCTATAAAGTATAACATTTAATGCTTGCTTAATCATGAACATTTAAAATTGTACAGAAAAACTTGAGACTTGAAGTTTCAAAATATACTTACGTAAAACCAAAACCTAAATTAAAACTAGACTAAGAGGCCATTTTGGAAAGTCCCCACAAAGTGAAAGCGCTTTTCTTCTAATTACAGGCTTTAGCTGTGGTTAGCCATGAGAGGTATGGtccaagaaaaagaaacatccaAAAGTAATCTTATATAGTAGATGACATTTGTAATGTATTTAAGAAAAAGTCAGATTTTCTTTGAGGATAACGGTGTGATTATTTACAGATAAGAGAATGTTTACATATCATCACATACAATGTTTACATATAGTCacatacactataaagacaaaagtatccagacacacatctttatgcggctgtttttcaggggttgggttgggGGCCTTATTTTTAGTGAGTcgaaatcttaatgcttcagcataccaagacattctggacaatgctatgcttccaactttgtggcatcAGTTggttgaaggcccttttctattccagcatgactgtaccccagtgcacaaagcaaagtccataaagacatggttggatgaacttgactggtccacacaaagccctgacctcacgtgctccaatacttttgtctatatagtgcatgtTAACATAGCATTAGCCTGCAGGCCACATCTGGCCCAGAAGCAACCTCTGAGTGGCCCAGCATACATAAATGTATATTGCATAAACTGTATTGTGCTATGTATATGTCTATGTATGTTTCAGACATATAATCTTATAAATATGATGTACATATAAGTCACTATATATTTAAACATCTTTTAATAAAAAAGTGTCAGGCATAATCAATAATATTCTGAATtaaatagcttttttttccagagttAATGATGAAAGTAGCTAAAAAGTAAGCCACCACACCGCCTTCTCATCTCTGTTGAGAGTTTTACAATAGTACTACCCCACAACAGGATGTAACCACAGACTGGGTGTCTTTCTCAACTCAGTGTTTTCTCATGTGAACAGTACCAACCACAGTTAGTAGTTGGCTGGTAACAGAATAAAGGATGAATTCAAGAAATAGGTGATGTTTCAGTCTCACTtaaacacaccctcacacactcaaaaacaaaccaaaaaaaactttaaaaaataaataaataaataataaataataaatcaaacaaataatgaaatctCCACCCCCAGTCAAGTATCTTATTATTATGACTCCTTTCATCTTTTGCTTCATTCCACCATCCTGATCCCACCATCCGGCACCTGAACCTTCTCCACTATCCTCTTGCAGAGCTATGGGCAGTAGGCCGGCCTGGGTGAAGGAGCTGGCCCGGGCCCTGCTCAGGGTGCAGGATGTGAACGTGCTGGTGGTGGACTGGGTGTACGGTGCCTCCTTTGCCTACAACCTGGTGGTAGAGAATTACAAAGAGGTGGCTCTGCAGATCTCTGTCCTCATCAACCAGCTGCAGGTGACAGAAATGCTAGAGATGGTTACTAAACATTCAGCATTAACTTTTTTGTCAGAATATGATTTAATAATATAATTCTGTTGCTGATACTAGAGGGAAAATAACATTTGAGTATTGGTAATTAAGACTGATAAAATGgttaatattttctttaaacaagccattttattgattttgtaaGAGATCTgcgatttaaaaaaatatataaataacacgTAGTATGAAGCCATACACCAACACAATTCAATCATGCATATAATACACAATTACAGTAGTTCATCACtacagaaaacttaaaaaaaaatacagttgaTATTTAGAATGAGCAGGGAAGAGTGGGGTTGGTTGCAATGTGGGGTAGTTGCAACATTGCTTATTCCTCCAGTAAGTAATGAGCTACAGTGATTATATTCATACTGCACATTCTTAATTAGCCCCTCTTCCTTCCTGGGAGAGAGCAGCCACATATGACCATTCCCTGTGCCCAAAATACCTTTCAAGGTgataaagtatttatttttttcatcagagTTTGCTTACTTTATCTATTCAAGTATAAATTGTACTTATAAAATCTTATATATTAGTAGCTGACAGATGTGGGtttaatgtattaaaatttTGTCTTTCCAATGGAAACACTCTGAGACACAGGGAAATGCTAAAAGTGTTGCAGCTGTCTGCCACTCGCCCCTATAGTTTCATATTTCTAAACTCTGTGATGAGAGAAGATAGAGATCCAGCTTGTATCCTTAATAACAGcttaaagacagacagaatacacacacagtgaactcATGCTTCCTCTTCCACAGTTCAGTGTAAATTAAAAGTTTGTCTTGTCCAACAGAAACATGGATGCCAACTAGAGTCCTTCCACTTCATCGGAATCAGTCTTGGGGCGCACGTTGCTGGTTTTGTTGGGACTCTTTTTGAGGGGAAAATCGGAAGAATCACAGGTGGGTCTGGACCACATCCATGTGACATAGACATAGTCAGAACATAACAAATATAAAAGTCTTTTCTGAAGATTGTTAAATGTAATTGTTAAAATGCTAAGTTGAATTGGACACACTgacttttttcagatttttcttctgcttgtgAAAtgtctgaagaaaacaaatattcaaatgatCTAATTCAAACTTTTGATGAACAGAGCTCAGTTAATTCCTCCTGTACTATATAATTAACAAAACCATGAGAACTTCTACAATACTATTAGcgagtgagaaaataaatgggTTCCAGCTGCTGTTATTCCACTGCTTTTTCTACCAATAACAAGAATACCAGACAGCGAAGGTCTCCATAGTTTAGGAGTCTCTCCCAGAGCCTgaatgtgtttcactgtgacCTTGAAAGATTAGCTGGGCCCTTCAAAGCACAACAGCACTTTGATAAACCAGTCTGAGGCTGTGTGGAGAGGCACAGTACTCTCTTCCCTGGAATGCACCACCCAACACAATACACCAGTGTTCACTTGTTTATATCGGGTCTTTCTGTCCAAGTGCTGAGACTGAGGCAAGTGTAATTCAGATGAGCGACAGCAGCcttaattcaaaacaaaaatgtttgccAGATCAAATAAGGGGTAAGAAATATTTACCActgaaatatcaaataaatcaaaattatcAAACCATCACCAACTCTTAGCAATTagtcattgttattatttagtAATGCATGAATGTGCTTTTAGACTTTGGAAGACTGAATTTAACTAAATCCATAATTTATTCTTTTACTCCACCCTCTTTTGATATTTATCCTCACTTTGCTGCTGGAATGCAGTTCAGCTGttcctgatttaaaaaaaaacaaaagctttcatTCTCACAAAGCAATGTTCAGTCCTGTGAACCTCACCCCAGTGGTTTTCCCCCTGTCAACAATTGTAGCCTATGAAAAGGCTGAAATTGAAGAAATTGAACATCGGGTTCCTCAAATAAAGATGCTGCCAAAGTTGCATAATACACTGAGTACTGAAGGAAATTAAGCCTCCTATATGATTATAAAATGACATGATTTCAATGGTGGGCggcacagtggttagcactgtcgggttccaggttcgaatcccggtctgggcccttctatgtggagtttgcatgttctccctgtgcctgcgtgggttttctccgggttctccggcttcctcccacaataccaaaaacatgcacattaggttaattggctactctaaattgcccctaggtgtgagtgtgagagtgtgtggttgtctgtctttgtgtgttggccctgcgattgactggcgaccagtccagggtgaaccccgcctctcgcccgtagtcagctgggataggctccagctccccgcaaccctgacggataagcggtatagaaaatggatggatggatggatgatttcaATGGCATTCTTTTAATATGTTTTACCCTTCACACTGTGTTTCCTTGTCCTTGTTGGTCAGGTCTTGACCCTGCCGGGCCCATGTTTAAAGGAGCTGACACCTATGATCGGCTGGACCCCTCTGATGCCCAGTTTGTTGATGTCATCCACACTGACTCTGACTGTGAGCCAACTTGACCTGAACTGAAACATAAAGCTTTTAACTGATCCTTTCCATATCCATCAAAATACTAAAGGCTGAGGTACTATAATGTTTACTGTTGTGGTGTGCaataaatattttcctctctgcacaGAAGATCAACAGTTGCTATTTGCAACTAAAGATGTGCTGCGACAAGAGAAATATACACCAATCAGTCATAATATTATGACCACTTGCCTAATATTGAGTATATGAGTCCAGCTAACTCATGTCTCAttcacatgtaagaaaacacCAAATAATATTATGTACATAAAAAAGCCACATGACTACTGTTAGTACTCACAGTTGTCAAATTAACATGTTCGTATTGAAAAATTTTGGCTGCACTTTCACCGACATTCAGCTCGCCAATAGCTTTAGCAATGTGGCCTTCGTTCAACAAAAGTTTTCACTGTCCAGTGTCTTCTGAAGAGAGTACACTTCGACAGTTAGACTATTGTATTTTTGAGAGGTACATAATGGTGGATGAAGTCTGGAATTAGTACATTAAAAAGGGCATTATTGTACTACTTCCTCTCAACcaagttttcatttatttatttattttttggggcCTTAGATTTCGGCATTTCCATCCCTGTCGGTCACATGGACTTCTTTCTGAATGGAGGAAAGGACCAGACTGGATGTGCCCGCTCCAGGTTTGCCTCAAGTAAGCACTCATGAAAACCTAAAACATTGGATGAAAATATGGCTGTCTTGTCTAAAATCCTTAAACCAACACAAATTAGACCACAGACTTTCTCCTAGGGTGCAAAaagtgtactgtgtgtgtgtattaatccCATGACCAAAATAGTCAAacattctgtcattttgttacATATGGATgcagtacatatatatatatatatatatatatatatatatatatatatatatatatatatatatatatatatatatatatatccatattaCATATGGATgcagtacatatatatatatatatatatatatatatatatataaaaggcAGTTTTACATCTGGGTAGATTTTTAAATGGCTATAATTTTGAAAATGAGAGTCTCAAGACATCTGGCTCCCTTAGTGTTCTTGTGTGTTGTCAGTTCTTATCTACTTTCCAGTGTATGGCTATGTGATATGTGACCACATGAGGGCGCTGTATGTATACATGAGCGCGCTGAACGGCTCGTGCCCGTTAATGGGGATCCCTTGCTTTAGCTACAAGGACTTCTTGGAGGGGCGCTGTGTGAACTGTGACATCTTCAAGGGCACATGTCCGACTATAGGTGAGAAAACACCTCCACCTGGTGTCTGTTAATgaactgctgtcattttctttattatgtgGCATAGTCTGGCTAAAACATAAAGGCTGTGATTAAATATTGCTGGCAGTAGAGACAAGTGTTTACAAGCCATCTGTTCTCTTACAATGAAGTATTAGTACTACTGCTAAACCTCTAATGTTACGGTGGCCCTTCTGCTACAGCAGTGTTTCTAGCAAAGCTATACTGTCTGACTTCAGCTCCCAGCATCACTGGTCCTGCTGCTAatacttctgctgctgtttctgttacTCCTAATGCAACTCCTTCAACACAAATAACACAGTTTATTAACCACTATTGCTGGACATGAACTGTACTTGAATAAAATTTGGAGGTTTTGTTTCTACTTCATTTGAGTATTTCATTTTCTGGTACTTTATActtatttttacttcactacagtCACCTGACAGTTACTTAATGTATGATCATCTTGTAAAATTTGATGCACTACTAAAGATTAAGCTACCCGACATTATATAAAATAGTTCCCCATTTGATGCTTTAAgtgcattttgctgataataattCTGTACTTGAAATGGATAATTTTTACAGTGTTATGTACACAATATTTCATCCAACAATGTTAATGTTGTAGCACTTTCCTACAGAGCTATCAAAGTAAGGAATGGGAATCATAAGCAGGTattctgatttgattttgtaaACTGGAAATTTGATTCagaaatttgatttgatttctgtcATACTTCATTTGACAGGATGAGTAACAATGATAAAAAAGAATATAACAAGGCAAGTTATTTGGCTCTCTGCTAAGTCTCTGCTGGCACATCTGCTGGTTAAGAGTTACGTGTAACCAGCAGATGTGGCATCTGGCTGTGCTCCTGCAGCAGGCCTCACTCGACTGCTTTTGGCAGCATCTTATCACTGAGTGTCTGATATGCCAGCACATGCTGATACAGTGACACAGTTCATGTGGAGCCCTTTTGATTTGTGACGTGTGTACGGAAAGCCAACAGTATGACCCTTAGTCACttgatgcttgtgtgtgttttcagggttATCAGAAAACAGTGGGATAACGATATCTCCTATTCCCAAAGAGCAGAAGCTTTTCCTCCTGACTTCTTCTTCGCCACCTTTTTGCTGTGAGTGctgggttgtgtgtgtttgtgggagagAGAGGTCAGGCTCTTAAGCACACCTGAGTGAGTGAAAGCTTCTCTCAGTGCATAGAGTTTTACGGTTTTAAAGTACTTGTATTTTACTCGAGTACTCGAGTACCACTTTCTGctatgctactttatacttaaACTCCACTACATTTGGGAGGCAGATGTTATAATTTTGAccccactacatttatttgataactttagttgCTAGTTACTGTGGAAATTCACCTTATTAATCTAAATTATATAATACATAAAATCGATCAGGCTGATAATCTAGTCCGAGTTAGAACTCTCTTATGTCTCTTATGTCCCTGAGCCTACCACCTATCATTCAGACACAGACCATCCAGTGGGCTAAGACAGCAAGTTGCATCTTCTGATTTTATTAGCCccgattttcttttttttttaaaaaaaaaaaaaaataaagtggatGAAAACACATGATTTCAGCTTGACTTAAAGGGCAGTTGGTTTGCATTGGTGTACAGTAGTCACTAGTCTTGAAAGTCACATTGGTCAGATCTATAGGACCTTTTCATAACAGTAATGGCAAGGTCAGTATGACCTTCTGTGTGGCTAGCAGTGTGGTCTACTTAAATGTAGGCCCACTGTAGTTCTCATGCTGGTACAAGCTGAGCCAACGTTGCTTGTTTACTTTGTTTGGCCATCAGGATCGCAAGTTTCactttctctgttctgttgtgAATGTATCAAAAGTTCCCGCCTAAATGGGAGCAAGACGTTACTGCCTTCATCATGAAAGTCAAAGCTTATTAATGTGGTAGACTCATACAgcaacttttttatttttagcgaCTATATTCAGATTCCACCAGCAACTTTTCTGCACAACAGTCCCTGAACAAAAACTGCAAAgcactaaattaaaatttttgcTGAAAGGCTTTGTTCACGTTAACAGACAAATAATCAACTGATTCTTTCTCGTCGTTCCTCTGCTCAGCTCATCACAtcctgctggagctggaggTTTCTCCCCTGGATAAGAGTGCTGAGGTGCAGGTGATACTGATGACAGAGAACCACGGAACAGAGCAGAGGATCAGGCTGTAGGTACCTCATCCCTGACGGAGGGATGGGTGATATtgcctgaaaataaaatggacgGTCAGGACAGATATTATATCCAGTCCAGTTCATAACTTTCTTGTTCTGTGACCTTCCATTGCTGGGCTGGTGGTTTTAATGCATGTTTGAAACCTTATGTTAATTGGCCACTCAGGATGGATCCTAAATCCAGTTAAATAAACAGTACAACCTAGCTGTTGTAAGACCTTCTGTTAACGGGCGGTTCAGGACGGATACTTTGTCCAATCAAATATACAGCACAACTTAGCTGTTGTAAttcactttcagtttatttatataacgccaaatcaaaacaaaagttgtctcattGCACTTTCGAATTAGAGTAGGTCTAGACAGtacagagcacagagagacccaacaaaacccccatgagcaagcaaGCGCTTGGCGACActggcgaggaaaaacttccctTTAGAAGGCGGTGTGACAGAATCTGTACAGACCGCCTTTATTCAGCACTGGTTGATAGACTCTCTTGGCCCAGTGCTGTAATTTCTTTTTGGCTCCCAGAAAAGCTGAGCAGACAGCTTCTATTTTGAgaggacatactgtatgttttgctATAAAAGCCTGGCCAGGTCCAGGATACTGCAGGGAtactgagagaggaaacagaccTATGTAAAGGACCACCTGAGTTCAGGAGGActctttttatttagtttttgttttttgtttttgttttttttgaccGCAAGGTTGGTAGTGATTAGTGAATTGAGATGGTTCAAACAGGGTGAGAGTCGAAGCTGTAGCACTCAGTTTGGTGTAGTTCTGTTAAGTCTAATAAACGCAGAAAGTAATAACTGTCCTCTgtgatgataaatgatgataaatgatgatgatggtgacagCATTAATTACAcacatgttgtgtgtgcattgcaGACAGACCGCTACGACAGTGTACCGGACCGTGTTGACTCACCCCGTGGCTCTGTGTGAGATTGAAACCATCGAGCTCAGGAATACTGGAGCTCGGTTCTACAGGCAGGGAGACGTCCACGtcaagtctgtctgtctctccgaGTTCCCCTCTCTCAGGTACAGCACCTTCAAGACTATCTGAACACACATACCATACTGTTTGAGGTCCCGCACCGCCTCCACCTCCTCGTGGATTTTATTGTTCTTGTACACTGTAAATCACGTACACATCCGGGAAACCAGGCTGTTTCTGTTGAGCTGCCACATAAGGAGATGACATATTCAAACAGTAGATCGCAAGCATTTTGTCATGCTGACTGAAGATGTGTAGAAACCATCACATAAATAATACTTTATATACAGTTTTTTCTGTTCACAACAAGTTGTTACATGTTATTATGaatttaattaacatttaacatttacttAACAATTTGACAAGGTCAGAAAAGTAAAGCGTCACACACTCCACATGATCTTTGGTGCCTCCTTGGCAGACTCCATCCTGGGAACCACTActctaaaatgttttataaaatatttgctttatatTTAATTGGCACACCTGTCTACTGACTTGTCAGATGAGTAACTGTTGttagaaaaacaatgaaaatcaaGAAATCATGGAAGCgtaatgaaaaacatgcataccACGTGATCGTAATATCCACACTTCAATTCCAAGTGGGATATTTGCCGCGTACAGTCTTTTATCAGTGTATAAAGaactaaaatgacagaaataatcTACtttaaaatcaagaaaaaagaAGTAGATATTGTAATATATGACTGTGGAAGCGCTTTGGTCTCCTTCCATTTTCTTTGAATCTGTTATTCCTGTATTTCCTCCCCTCCACCTTACAAAATTAAACATCTAAATGACTTAGTTtaagtgtgtgctgtgttcCAGGAGGGAGGAGCCGCTGTGTGTGAACAACATCAACGTCAGACGAGGAGCTCCGTGGTCACATGACCTTGTTCAGGTGTGTCTCTAAAGATTCACAGTGAAGTCACCTGTGGCTACCAACGTGAAGTCACATTTCcacttttcagcttttgttaTTCAGGTTTGCTGCTGACTTCCCCCCTGCCTCTGTGAAGTGTTCACAGAATGAATCCTTTTCCTATAAACTGGTTA is a window encoding:
- the pla1a gene encoding phospholipase A1 member A isoform X1; this encodes MPWERKTIILCVLTVCITSLVVGVEDKHRDDECADLNNTTFLEYRQRRVKLQVQYLLLTRRNMDCAHMFSQESLTETQQPSYFNISLPTKVIIHGYRAMGSRPAWVKELARALLRVQDVNVLVVDWVYGASFAYNLVVENYKEVALQISVLINQLQKHGCQLESFHFIGISLGAHVAGFVGTLFEGKIGRITGLDPAGPMFKGADTYDRLDPSDAQFVDVIHTDSDYFGISIPVGHMDFFLNGGKDQTGCARSRFASILIYFPVYGYVICDHMRALYVYMSALNGSCPLMGIPCFSYKDFLEGRCVNCDIFKGTCPTIGLSENSGITISPIPKEQKLFLLTSSSPPFCSHHILLELEVSPLDKSAEVQVILMTENHGTEQRIRLQTATTVYRTVLTHPVALCEIETIELRNTGARFYRQGDVHVKSVCLSEFPSLRREEPLCVNNINVRRGAPWSHDLVQVCL
- the pla1a gene encoding phospholipase A1 member A isoform X2 encodes the protein MPWERKTIILCVLTVCITSLVVGVEDKHRDDECADLNNTTFLEYRQRRVKLQVQYLLLTRRNMDCAHMFSQESLTETQQPSYFNISLPTKVIIHGYRAMGSRPAWVKELARALLRVQDVNVLVVDWVYGASFAYNLVVENYKEVALQISVLINQLQKHGCQLESFHFIGISLGAHVAGFVGTLFEGKIGRITGLDPAGPMFKGADTYDRLDPSDAQFVDVIHTDSDYFGISIPVGHMDFFLNGGKDQTGCARSRFASMYGYVICDHMRALYVYMSALNGSCPLMGIPCFSYKDFLEGRCVNCDIFKGTCPTIGLSENSGITISPIPKEQKLFLLTSSSPPFCSHHILLELEVSPLDKSAEVQVILMTENHGTEQRIRLQTATTVYRTVLTHPVALCEIETIELRNTGARFYRQGDVHVKSVCLSEFPSLRREEPLCVNNINVRRGAPWSHDLVQVCL